The proteins below come from a single Rhinoraja longicauda isolate Sanriku21f chromosome 5, sRhiLon1.1, whole genome shotgun sequence genomic window:
- the smim8 gene encoding small integral membrane protein 8 isoform X3: MASSPDPTVSRTEPPKDTGYKSPGLRGIRTTSLFRAINPELFIKPNKPVMVFGLVTITLCVSYIAYLNATTENKELYEAIDSEGRRNTRQKTSKWE; this comes from the exons ATGGCGTCTTCACCCGATCCCACTGTTTCAAGGACGGAGCCTCCAAAGGATACTGGTTACAAAAGTCCAGGACTGAGGGGAATCCGAACCACCAGCCTTTTCCGAGCTATTAATCCAGAGCTCTTCATTAAACCT AATAAACCTGTGATGGTTTTCGGACTAGTGACCATCACACTTTGTGTGAGTTACATTGCTTATTTGAATGCCACAACAGAAAACAAAGAATTGTATGAAGCCATTGATAGTGAAGGAAGAAGAAACACAAGGCAAAAGACATCAAAGTGGGAATAA